The following proteins are encoded in a genomic region of Sorangiineae bacterium MSr12523:
- a CDS encoding phosphatase PAP2 family protein, protein MLPILTLDERIFRFCYDATGAGQLLPVMIAASILGSGWTMFALVPLLARVNTRKWALALTVTLLATAVMVFSLKAAVGRPRPIVALAGVHPLYGAPTDFSFPSGHSAGSFATAAFVSTVAWFRARREPAVAMAMYGISAAMMTLAVLIGYSRVYLGVHFPGDVLMGAVLGGSLGGVGGYVYATKLARDDVPGAD, encoded by the coding sequence ATGCTGCCGATTCTGACCCTCGACGAACGAATCTTCCGGTTCTGCTATGACGCAACTGGAGCGGGACAGCTGCTCCCCGTGATGATTGCGGCGTCCATCCTTGGGAGTGGCTGGACCATGTTTGCGCTGGTGCCGCTTCTTGCGCGGGTGAACACCCGAAAGTGGGCGCTCGCGCTGACGGTCACTTTGCTGGCCACCGCGGTGATGGTGTTTTCGCTCAAGGCGGCCGTGGGGCGGCCTCGACCAATCGTAGCTCTGGCGGGCGTGCACCCGCTGTATGGCGCACCGACGGACTTCTCTTTCCCAAGCGGGCACTCGGCTGGGTCGTTTGCAACGGCCGCGTTCGTTTCCACCGTGGCGTGGTTCCGGGCGCGGAGGGAGCCCGCGGTTGCGATGGCGATGTACGGGATTTCCGCGGCGATGATGACGTTGGCCGTCCTGATCGGCTACTCGCGCGTGTACCTGGGGGTGCACTTTCCCGGGGACGTGCTGATGGGCGCGGTACTCGGCGGTAGCTTGGGCGGCGTAGGGGGGTACGTCTACGCGACGAAGCTTGCGCGTGATGACGTGCCCGGTGCAGATTAG
- a CDS encoding thioredoxin domain-containing protein, producing the protein MAKESKDKAPESKAQPAAPEGGGMNTGVAVIGFVLCFLAGAALMWGYDTHRFKSGEITADNSAAGGAWSDSDSPVPVDSKDPVWGNRAAPVTIVEFSDFQCPYCGRVEPTIEQIKTTYGPDKVRIVWKNEPLPFHQNAKPSAEAGQGVFELKGNDAFWKFHDLAFKNQQQLTQENYEKWAQQAGVTDMAKYKAGLSSHKWADKVEKDHAIAKQVGINGTPGFMINGVSLSGAQPFEKFKSVIDQELQKAQAKIASGTAKDKVYVAMSQENKKAAPPPADDEDEKEDKSIWKLPVGKSPVLGSDKALVTIVEFSDFQCPYCKRGEESLKKVRETYGDKVRIVWKHEPLPMHPRAEPAAEVALEARAQKGDKGFWDAHDKLFESAPKLEDADLESVAKDLGLNVDKVKSAIKEHKYKKEIDADQDQADDFQASGTPHFFINGRRLVGAQPFEKFKGMIDEEITKANALLAKGTKPNEVYDTLVKDGKGVPEPEKKNVALPTNAPVKGNPSAKVTILEISDFQCPFCKRVNDSVKEVMKNYGDKVKITWRHLPLPMHPDAPLAAQAAQEAFKQKGSEAFWKMHDLLFENQGTEGGLKREALDKYAQQIGLDMAKFKLALDNQVHKAEVDADMKVANDAGINGTPAFIINGYYVNGAQPYAKFRKVIDRALAEAK; encoded by the coding sequence ATGGCAAAAGAGAGCAAGGATAAAGCGCCGGAGAGCAAGGCGCAGCCAGCCGCCCCCGAAGGCGGCGGCATGAACACGGGGGTCGCCGTCATCGGCTTCGTCCTGTGCTTCTTGGCGGGAGCGGCCCTCATGTGGGGCTACGACACGCACCGCTTCAAGAGTGGCGAAATCACCGCCGACAACTCGGCGGCCGGAGGAGCGTGGAGCGATTCCGATTCTCCCGTTCCGGTCGACAGCAAGGATCCGGTTTGGGGCAATCGCGCGGCCCCCGTCACCATCGTGGAGTTCTCCGACTTCCAGTGCCCGTACTGCGGACGCGTGGAGCCGACCATCGAGCAGATCAAGACCACGTACGGCCCGGACAAGGTCCGTATCGTTTGGAAGAACGAGCCTCTGCCCTTCCACCAGAATGCGAAGCCCTCGGCCGAAGCCGGCCAAGGCGTGTTCGAACTGAAAGGCAACGACGCGTTCTGGAAGTTCCACGACCTCGCGTTCAAGAATCAGCAGCAGCTCACCCAAGAGAACTACGAGAAGTGGGCGCAGCAGGCCGGCGTGACCGACATGGCCAAGTACAAGGCCGGTCTCTCGTCGCACAAGTGGGCCGACAAGGTCGAGAAGGACCACGCGATTGCCAAGCAGGTCGGCATCAACGGAACGCCGGGCTTCATGATCAACGGCGTCTCGCTCTCGGGCGCGCAGCCGTTCGAGAAGTTCAAGTCCGTCATCGATCAGGAGCTGCAGAAGGCCCAGGCGAAGATCGCGTCCGGCACCGCCAAGGACAAGGTCTACGTGGCGATGTCGCAGGAGAACAAGAAGGCTGCGCCTCCGCCGGCCGACGACGAAGACGAGAAGGAAGACAAGTCGATCTGGAAGCTGCCCGTCGGCAAGAGCCCCGTGCTCGGAAGCGACAAGGCGCTCGTCACGATCGTGGAGTTTTCCGACTTCCAGTGCCCCTACTGCAAGCGCGGTGAGGAGAGCCTGAAGAAGGTGCGCGAGACCTACGGTGACAAGGTTCGCATCGTGTGGAAGCACGAGCCGCTTCCGATGCACCCGCGCGCCGAGCCGGCCGCCGAGGTCGCGCTCGAGGCCCGCGCCCAGAAGGGCGACAAGGGCTTCTGGGATGCGCACGACAAGCTGTTCGAGTCGGCGCCGAAGCTCGAAGACGCCGACCTCGAGTCGGTGGCCAAGGACCTTGGCCTGAACGTCGACAAGGTCAAGTCGGCCATCAAGGAGCACAAGTACAAGAAGGAGATCGACGCCGATCAGGATCAGGCGGACGACTTCCAGGCCTCGGGCACCCCGCACTTCTTCATCAACGGCCGCCGCCTCGTGGGCGCGCAGCCCTTCGAGAAGTTCAAGGGCATGATCGACGAGGAGATCACCAAGGCGAACGCGCTGCTCGCCAAGGGCACGAAGCCGAACGAGGTCTACGACACGCTGGTGAAGGACGGCAAAGGCGTTCCCGAACCGGAGAAGAAGAACGTCGCGCTTCCGACCAACGCCCCGGTGAAGGGCAACCCGAGCGCGAAGGTGACGATCCTCGAGATCAGCGACTTCCAGTGCCCGTTCTGCAAGCGCGTGAACGATTCGGTGAAGGAAGTGATGAAGAACTACGGCGACAAGGTGAAGATCACCTGGCGCCACCTCCCGCTGCCGATGCACCCCGATGCACCGCTGGCTGCGCAGGCTGCCCAAGAGGCCTTCAAGCAGAAGGGCTCCGAGGCGTTCTGGAAGATGCACGACCTGCTCTTCGAGAACCAGGGCACCGAGGGCGGTCTGAAGCGCGAGGCGCTCGACAAGTACGCCCAGCAGATTGGCCTCGATATGGCGAAGTTCAAGTTGGCGCTCGACAACCAGGTCCACAAGGCCGAGGTCGACGCGGACATGAAGGTCGCCAACGACGCCGGCATCAACGGCACGCCGGCGTTCATCATCAACGGCTACTACGTGAACGGCGCCCAGCCGTACGCGAAGTTCCGTAAGGTGATCGACCGCGCCCTCGCCGAGGCGAAGTGA
- a CDS encoding thioredoxin domain-containing protein translates to MKALLGLCATLLLLLGCGSAPYQTTQPAPAKTDAPKAPDVEATSQVSENEGPVPIGPDDPVWGSRWAPVTIVEIGDFQCPFCERAEHTVEQLKADYGKDKLRVVWKNFPLPFHADAQVLAEAGQGVFALGGNAAFWKFHAVAFARMKQRNPDVRATSAELSSWAQEAGVDGKKILVGLDKHTWGEKVRRDMDLMAELKVNGTPAFFINGVLVSGAQPKESFTKVIDEEMIKAAAQAKTGTVRDRIYLEMTAANRKYAKDADDDERDDPSADKTIFKVPLAASPTLGPANAPVTIVEFSDFECPFCKRAEDTVKAITEKYPKDVRIVWKNNPLPFHKRAMPAAELAVEAQTQKGVRGFWAAHDKLFEKAPALDEADLLAIASDVKLDASKVKSAFASHRHKAKIEADQFLADDLGATGTPTFFVNGRRVVGAQPIEVFDKVIEQELQRARDLLAKGTAPAKLYEALVKDGKSAPEPEKKTVPPSKDAPTRGNAAAKVTIVEFSDFQCPFCQRVTGTVEQIMKDYDGRVKLVFRHLPLPFHKDAHLAAEAATEAYRQKGSAGFFKMHDLLFANQTQLDRASLEGYAGQVGLDVAKFGQSLDAHTHGADVDADAKVATESGINGTPAFLINGYYLSGAQPYRSFKRLVERALAEAGKPAAAGKAR, encoded by the coding sequence ATGAAAGCTTTGCTTGGACTTTGCGCGACTCTGTTGCTTTTGCTCGGATGCGGGAGCGCGCCTTATCAAACTACGCAGCCTGCGCCGGCGAAGACCGATGCCCCGAAGGCGCCCGACGTGGAGGCCACGTCGCAGGTGAGCGAGAACGAGGGCCCCGTTCCGATTGGGCCGGACGATCCCGTGTGGGGCAGCCGTTGGGCGCCGGTCACGATCGTCGAGATTGGCGATTTTCAGTGCCCGTTTTGTGAGCGGGCCGAACACACCGTCGAGCAGTTGAAGGCCGACTACGGCAAGGACAAGCTCCGGGTCGTGTGGAAGAACTTTCCCCTGCCCTTTCATGCCGATGCGCAGGTGCTCGCCGAGGCGGGGCAAGGCGTTTTCGCGCTGGGCGGCAATGCCGCGTTTTGGAAGTTCCACGCCGTGGCGTTCGCGCGCATGAAGCAGCGCAACCCCGACGTGCGTGCAACGTCGGCCGAGCTCTCGTCGTGGGCGCAAGAGGCCGGCGTGGACGGAAAGAAGATCCTCGTCGGGCTCGACAAGCATACCTGGGGTGAGAAGGTCCGCCGCGACATGGACTTGATGGCCGAACTCAAGGTCAATGGCACCCCGGCCTTCTTCATCAACGGCGTTCTCGTTTCCGGCGCGCAGCCGAAAGAGTCGTTCACGAAGGTCATCGACGAAGAGATGATCAAGGCCGCCGCCCAGGCGAAGACCGGCACGGTGCGCGATCGCATTTACTTGGAGATGACCGCGGCCAATCGCAAGTATGCGAAAGACGCGGACGACGACGAACGAGACGATCCGTCGGCCGACAAGACGATTTTCAAGGTGCCGCTGGCCGCGAGCCCGACCTTGGGACCGGCGAATGCACCGGTGACCATCGTCGAGTTCAGCGACTTCGAGTGCCCCTTCTGCAAGCGCGCCGAGGATACGGTCAAAGCAATCACGGAGAAGTACCCGAAGGACGTGCGCATCGTTTGGAAGAACAACCCGCTGCCCTTCCACAAGCGCGCCATGCCGGCGGCGGAGCTCGCGGTGGAGGCGCAGACCCAAAAGGGTGTACGCGGTTTCTGGGCGGCGCACGACAAGCTGTTCGAAAAGGCGCCGGCGCTGGACGAGGCGGATTTGCTGGCCATTGCCAGCGACGTGAAGCTCGATGCGAGCAAGGTAAAGTCCGCTTTCGCGTCGCACCGGCACAAGGCGAAGATCGAAGCGGACCAATTCTTGGCCGACGATTTGGGCGCAACGGGAACGCCGACCTTCTTCGTCAATGGGCGGCGGGTCGTCGGGGCGCAGCCGATCGAGGTGTTCGACAAGGTCATCGAGCAGGAGCTGCAGCGAGCACGTGATCTTCTCGCGAAGGGAACGGCGCCGGCAAAGCTTTACGAGGCCTTGGTCAAAGACGGAAAGAGTGCGCCGGAGCCGGAGAAGAAAACCGTGCCCCCGTCGAAGGATGCACCGACGCGCGGAAATGCGGCGGCCAAGGTCACCATCGTGGAGTTCTCGGACTTCCAGTGCCCCTTCTGCCAGCGTGTGACGGGCACCGTCGAACAGATCATGAAGGACTACGACGGACGCGTAAAGCTGGTGTTCCGTCACCTGCCCCTTCCTTTCCACAAGGATGCCCATCTCGCAGCGGAGGCGGCGACGGAAGCCTATCGGCAAAAAGGAAGCGCAGGCTTCTTCAAGATGCATGATTTGCTATTTGCCAATCAGACGCAGCTCGATCGCGCTTCGCTCGAAGGGTATGCCGGCCAGGTGGGATTGGACGTGGCGAAGTTCGGGCAATCGCTCGATGCGCACACCCATGGTGCGGACGTGGATGCCGATGCCAAGGTGGCCACCGAATCGGGCATCAACGGAACACCGGCGTTCCTCATCAATGGGTATTACCTGTCGGGCGCCCAGCCGTATCGGAGCTTCAAACGCCTCGTGGAGCGCGCCCTCGCCGAGGCGGGGAAGCCCGCCGCCGCCGGAAAAGCGCGTTGA
- a CDS encoding porin family protein, producing MTRWLGASCAALALAIAPRDASALEREHHLGLGGGVSILKVDDKSTHSIGPIFTLHYTYQITDAFRFISEASSAIVAKEETPAPDVPRTRPTGVDTLGVGVGYVLDVLQKWAPYGGVMASGSALTGGTLDKTLFTFGIQLAVGVDYMVTPHFALGVAIRQHLLLTEMKQYPSYYSGFLRAEIVWGR from the coding sequence TTGACTCGTTGGCTCGGTGCCTCGTGCGCCGCCCTGGCGCTCGCCATCGCCCCACGCGATGCGAGCGCCCTGGAACGGGAGCACCATTTGGGACTGGGAGGCGGCGTTTCCATCCTCAAGGTGGACGACAAGAGCACGCACTCCATCGGGCCGATTTTCACGCTGCACTACACGTATCAAATCACGGACGCGTTTCGCTTCATCAGCGAGGCCTCGTCGGCCATCGTGGCCAAGGAGGAGACGCCCGCGCCGGACGTGCCACGCACGCGACCCACGGGCGTGGATACGCTGGGTGTCGGCGTGGGCTACGTGCTCGATGTCCTGCAAAAGTGGGCGCCCTACGGCGGTGTGATGGCCAGTGGCTCGGCGCTCACGGGCGGTACGTTGGACAAGACGCTTTTCACTTTCGGAATCCAGTTGGCCGTAGGAGTCGATTACATGGTTACTCCCCATTTTGCGCTCGGCGTTGCCATTCGGCAGCATCTCTTGCTCACCGAAATGAAGCAGTATCCCTCTTACTATTCGGGCTTTCTCCGGGCCGAAATCGTGTGGGGCCGATGA
- a CDS encoding biopolymer transporter ExbD, which yields MAGLDLGHRGGVRRNVIVDIEPIPMIDLMMVMISFLLITAVWSHMARMDVAANVPAPGDPMTTPVAEKVLHLEIKDDLFILSWRHEKKVITRTEISRRFAPT from the coding sequence ATGGCAGGTCTCGACCTGGGGCATCGCGGTGGGGTGCGTCGAAATGTCATCGTAGACATCGAGCCAATCCCAATGATCGATCTGATGATGGTGATGATTTCGTTTCTGCTCATCACCGCGGTGTGGTCGCACATGGCGCGTATGGACGTCGCGGCCAACGTTCCTGCGCCAGGTGATCCGATGACGACACCCGTGGCAGAGAAGGTCCTTCACCTCGAAATCAAGGACGATTTATTTATTCTAAGTTGGCGGCACGAGAAAAAAGTGATCACGCGCACAGAAATTTCTCGCCGCTTTGCGCCGACATGA
- a CDS encoding AraC family transcriptional regulator, with protein sequence MLIRSPFLPLLFESMRANGHEAIADGIQRELELPAPTAGLVSEMTVPLPTFRAAVSLAAERLGDECLGLHLAQRVPHGSYGLLEYAARNAPDVGEVLNRIARYLPLVSDTTRIELRKLEQECSLVHFVPEEPGAMGRHANEFSLAIILRVVREASQVAVSARRVEFAHSAPADITELERFFGTSNIVFDAGHNLLAFEERTLSLPINGSDRALLPWLDSYAATMLPHESALAARIPGLHEQIRLCLQTKEAPTLAEVARRMQLSGRTLQRRLQDARTSFQDVLDAVRRELAESYLSDPKLTVYEIALLLGYSHRSGFERAFMKWCGTTPREFRLRRARAS encoded by the coding sequence ATGTTGATTCGGTCACCCTTCCTTCCTCTCCTCTTCGAATCCATGCGCGCCAATGGACATGAAGCGATAGCCGACGGCATCCAGCGCGAGCTCGAGCTCCCAGCGCCGACGGCGGGGCTCGTGAGCGAGATGACGGTTCCGCTTCCGACGTTCCGCGCAGCGGTTTCCCTCGCCGCCGAGCGGCTTGGAGACGAGTGTCTCGGTCTTCATCTCGCCCAGCGCGTGCCGCATGGCAGTTATGGGCTCCTCGAATACGCCGCGCGCAATGCCCCCGATGTCGGGGAGGTGCTGAACCGCATTGCGCGTTACTTGCCGTTGGTCTCGGACACCACCCGCATCGAATTGCGAAAGCTCGAGCAAGAGTGCTCTCTCGTGCACTTCGTGCCCGAGGAGCCCGGGGCCATGGGTCGGCACGCCAATGAGTTCAGCCTCGCCATCATCCTGCGCGTCGTGCGCGAGGCGAGCCAGGTCGCCGTCTCCGCGCGGCGTGTGGAGTTCGCACATAGCGCCCCGGCCGACATCACGGAGCTGGAGCGCTTCTTCGGCACGTCGAACATCGTCTTCGACGCAGGCCACAACCTCCTCGCCTTCGAGGAGCGCACGCTGTCGCTGCCCATCAATGGGAGCGATCGCGCGCTGCTGCCTTGGCTCGACAGCTACGCCGCCACGATGCTCCCGCACGAGTCGGCGCTCGCCGCACGCATCCCCGGTTTGCACGAGCAGATTCGTCTCTGTCTGCAGACCAAAGAAGCACCCACGCTGGCCGAGGTCGCGCGCCGCATGCAACTCAGCGGACGCACCTTGCAGCGCCGCCTCCAAGATGCGCGCACCTCGTTTCAGGACGTACTGGACGCCGTCCGGCGCGAGCTGGCCGAGTCGTACCTGTCCGACCCGAAGCTGACCGTTTACGAAATTGCATTGCTGCTCGGTTATTCGCATCGCAGCGGGTTCGAACGCGCCTTCATGAAATGGTGCGGAACCACCCCGCGCGAATTCCGACTCCGCCGCGCACGTGCATCGTGA